One part of the Georgfuchsia toluolica genome encodes these proteins:
- a CDS encoding flavin reductase family protein, with the protein MESGPVVLVTTHDGKRGNIMTISWTMVMDFTPVFAITTGEWNYSFAALRKHRECVIAIPTVDLLDKVVGIGTCSGADTDKFARFKLTPLPARLVRPSLIKECLANIECKVIDIVTKHNIVVLQAVAAYIDSARKEQRTVHAVGDGTFIVDGRKIDRRKMMASKLPSGV; encoded by the coding sequence ATGGAATCAGGGCCTGTGGTCCTCGTCACAACCCATGATGGGAAAAGAGGCAACATCATGACCATCTCCTGGACCATGGTGATGGATTTCACTCCGGTATTTGCCATCACCACGGGGGAATGGAATTACTCCTTCGCGGCGTTGCGAAAGCATCGGGAGTGCGTCATTGCCATTCCCACCGTCGACCTGCTGGACAAGGTGGTGGGCATCGGGACGTGCTCGGGGGCCGACACGGACAAGTTTGCCAGATTCAAGCTCACGCCGCTGCCGGCCAGGCTGGTGAGGCCGTCCTTGATCAAGGAATGTCTCGCCAATATCGAGTGCAAGGTCATCGACATCGTCACAAAGCACAACATCGTTGTGTTGCAAGCGGTTGCCGCATACATCGATAGCGCGCGCAAGGAGCAGCGCACGGTTCACGCCGTCGGCGACGGAACGTTCATCGTCGATGGACGCAAGATCGACCGCAGGAAAATGATGGCCTCCAAGCTGCCCTCTGGCGTTTAG
- the gpmI gene encoding 2,3-bisphosphoglycerate-independent phosphoglycerate mutase, whose translation MLNKFASFAGISGPVVTIIMDGYGIPKSDAGSAIAAARKPTLDRLFAHYPNITLRAHGTAVGMPSDDDMGNSEVGHNAIGAGQIYSQGAALVADAIASGAIWQGEAWRQVVAGAKAGCGTIHFIGLFSDGNVHSHLDHLKAMIVRAREEGIKTVRIHALLDGRDVPETSALDYVEPFEAFLAETNGGVFDAQIASGGGRMTITMDRYEANWNMVARGWRTHVLGEGDQFASAVAAVKELRVKFPGTIDQDLPPFVIVRDGKPVGTIEDGDSVVFYNFRGDRAIEITRAFEEANFDKFDRVRVPQVIYAGMLQYDGDLKLPRRFLVAPPAIQDTSGEWFSRAGITQFACSETQKFGHVTYFWNGNRSGKLAGETYQEVPSDVVPFEQRPWMKAAEIADAMIEALKSGKYRTLRCNFANGDMVGHTGNFRAATMAIEAVDLSLARILPVIDALGGVALITADHGNADEMYELDKKTKLPAQNQDGSFKAKTAHTLNPVPLILYDNATGGKLGLKQTDKAGLSNIAATTANLLGLEKHAKWDESLLVIK comes from the coding sequence TTTTGCCGGCATCAGCGGCCCGGTGGTCACCATCATCATGGATGGCTACGGCATCCCCAAATCCGACGCGGGCAGCGCCATCGCGGCGGCGCGCAAGCCGACGCTCGACCGGCTTTTCGCCCATTACCCGAACATCACTTTGCGCGCCCACGGCACCGCGGTCGGCATGCCCTCCGACGATGACATGGGCAACTCCGAAGTCGGCCACAACGCCATCGGCGCCGGCCAGATTTACAGCCAGGGCGCGGCGCTGGTGGCCGACGCCATCGCCTCCGGCGCCATCTGGCAGGGCGAAGCCTGGCGCCAGGTCGTGGCGGGAGCGAAGGCCGGGTGCGGGACGATTCACTTCATCGGTCTGTTTTCCGATGGCAACGTGCATAGCCATCTCGACCATCTGAAGGCCATGATCGTTCGCGCCAGGGAAGAAGGCATCAAAACGGTTCGCATCCACGCCCTGCTCGACGGCCGCGACGTGCCGGAAACCAGCGCGCTCGATTATGTCGAACCGTTCGAGGCTTTTCTGGCTGAAACGAATGGCGGCGTGTTCGACGCGCAGATCGCCTCGGGTGGCGGCCGCATGACCATCACCATGGACCGCTACGAAGCCAACTGGAACATGGTCGCCAGGGGATGGCGCACGCACGTTCTGGGCGAGGGCGACCAGTTCGCCAGCGCAGTGGCTGCAGTCAAGGAATTGCGCGTCAAATTCCCCGGCACCATCGACCAGGATCTGCCGCCCTTCGTGATTGTCAGGGACGGCAAGCCGGTCGGGACGATCGAGGATGGCGATTCCGTCGTCTTCTACAACTTCCGCGGCGACCGCGCCATTGAAATCACGCGCGCATTCGAAGAAGCGAACTTCGACAAATTCGACCGCGTTCGGGTGCCGCAAGTGATCTACGCCGGCATGTTGCAATACGACGGCGACCTCAAGCTGCCGCGGCGCTTTCTGGTCGCGCCGCCGGCGATCCAGGATACCTCGGGCGAGTGGTTTTCCAGAGCCGGCATCACGCAGTTTGCCTGCTCCGAAACACAGAAATTCGGTCACGTGACCTACTTCTGGAACGGCAACCGTTCCGGCAAGCTGGCAGGTGAAACCTATCAGGAAGTGCCGAGCGACGTCGTTCCGTTCGAACAGCGCCCCTGGATGAAGGCCGCCGAAATTGCCGATGCCATGATCGAGGCATTAAAGAGCGGCAAGTACAGGACGCTGCGCTGCAACTTCGCCAACGGCGACATGGTCGGCCACACCGGCAACTTCCGCGCTGCCACGATGGCCATCGAAGCGGTTGATCTGTCGCTGGCGCGAATCCTGCCGGTGATCGACGCATTGGGCGGCGTGGCGCTGATCACGGCCGACCACGGCAACGCCGACGAGATGTATGAACTGGACAAGAAAACCAAACTGCCGGCACAGAACCAGGATGGTTCGTTCAAGGCCAAGACGGCGCATACGCTGAACCCGGTGCCGCTGATCCTTTACGACAATGCCACGGGCGGCAAGCTCGGCCTGAAGCAAACCGACAAGGCCGGTTTGTCCAACATCGCGGCGACAACGGCAAATCTTCTCGGCCTTGAGAAACATGCCAAATGGGATGAAAGCCTGCTCGTGATCAAGTAA